Proteins co-encoded in one Deinococcus planocerae genomic window:
- a CDS encoding phosphotransferase family protein → MSPPPRLPPGWSPDWEAAPPVVRRLAHPQTATELLGPLLGGVQVREVTPLREHAGSRWTLRLAARSEGGERPLVAKVYARERPDVARTLAALRRGGLGGPLGVPAPLVYAPGWRLLLVEEAPGVPARDLLRRGEPGVGERAAGWLAALHGPGAPLPSAYRMRDPLPQARRWAAALGEHAPPLRDTGRRLLARLEAAQPVWPPPPHLIHGDFVASHVFLTPARTTVIDWDSWGVGDPAQDAGRFLGSLRHLAARDPALAGPVAEEAQAFTCRYLEAVPAARRALPFYEALACLRKAARLAAKGRPGRTAHAAALLGAAGRALGS, encoded by the coding sequence GTGAGCCCGCCCCCCCGCCTGCCGCCCGGCTGGTCCCCCGACTGGGAGGCGGCCCCGCCCGTGGTGCGCCGCCTCGCCCACCCGCAGACGGCGACCGAGCTGCTGGGGCCCCTCCTGGGGGGGGTGCAGGTCCGGGAGGTCACCCCGTTGCGCGAGCACGCGGGAAGCCGCTGGACCCTGCGCCTCGCGGCCCGCTCGGAGGGAGGGGAGCGGCCCCTCGTCGCCAAGGTGTACGCCCGCGAGCGCCCCGACGTCGCCCGCACCCTCGCCGCCCTGCGCCGGGGCGGGCTGGGGGGGCCCCTCGGGGTCCCGGCGCCCCTCGTTTACGCGCCCGGGTGGCGCCTGCTGCTCGTGGAGGAAGCGCCCGGCGTGCCCGCCCGCGACCTCCTGCGGCGGGGCGAGCCCGGGGTGGGGGAGCGGGCGGCGGGGTGGCTCGCCGCCCTGCACGGCCCCGGCGCGCCTCTGCCCTCCGCCTACCGGATGCGCGACCCCCTGCCCCAGGCCCGGCGCTGGGCGGCGGCGCTCGGCGAGCACGCTCCCCCCCTCCGGGACACCGGGCGGCGCCTCCTCGCCCGCCTGGAAGCGGCGCAGCCCGTGTGGCCGCCCCCGCCGCACCTGATCCACGGCGATTTCGTCGCCTCCCACGTCTTCCTGACCCCGGCCCGGACCACCGTGATCGACTGGGACTCCTGGGGCGTCGGGGACCCTGCCCAGGACGCCGGGCGCTTCCTGGGGTCGCTGCGCCACCTCGCGGCCCGTGACCCGGCCCTCGCCGGACCGGTGGCCGAGGAGGCGCAGGCCTTCACGTGCCGTTACCTGGAAGCCGTCCCCGCCGCCCGGCGCGCCCTGCCCTTCTACGAGGCGCTGGCCTGTCTGCGCAAGGCGGCCCGCCTCGCCGCCAAGGGGAGACCGGGCCGGACGGCCCACGCGGCGGCCCTGCTCGGCGCGGCGGGGCGGGCGCTGGGCAGTTGA
- a CDS encoding amphi-Trp domain-containing protein, producing MSHRSQKERSEREGETGGRMVRARATLEVGEAATHLETLAQALRAGGVTIRRGQELAALRVGERAELKLEAGEEGGESVLKLEVRWETPQPEERLEITPGVEAAGGGQSGPPGGQAGQASQDGPSGPGGQGTQSGSGRRPGSQGRQGGQPSGEQASGSEGS from the coding sequence ATGTCACACCGCAGCCAAAAAGAACGCAGCGAACGCGAGGGCGAGACGGGAGGCCGGATGGTCCGCGCCCGCGCCACCCTGGAGGTGGGGGAGGCCGCCACCCACCTCGAAACGCTCGCCCAGGCCCTGCGCGCGGGCGGCGTCACCATCCGCCGCGGCCAGGAACTCGCCGCCCTGCGGGTGGGCGAACGCGCCGAACTCAAGCTCGAGGCCGGGGAGGAGGGCGGCGAGAGCGTCTTGAAGCTCGAAGTCCGCTGGGAGACCCCCCAGCCCGAGGAACGCCTGGAGATCACGCCGGGTGTCGAAGCGGCGGGCGGCGGGCAGAGCGGCCCCCCCGGCGGCCAGGCGGGGCAGGCCAGCCAGGACGGGCCGAGCGGTCCAGGCGGCCAGGGCACCCAGAGCGGCTCAGGTCGCCGACCGGGCAGCCAGGGTCGGCAGGGCGGCCAGCCCTCCGGGGAACAGGCGTCTGGCTCCGAAGGGTCCTGA
- a CDS encoding MerR family transcriptional regulator, whose amino-acid sequence MNEAPTHERLSIGAFAREARLTVKALRLYDALGLLSPDHVGPASGYRSYTAAQLPRAHLIALLRQLGMPLARVAGVLDLPGPEAARVIGAYWREVEREAVTKRRLVHYLETFLSGKGDTMYEVHIRDVPEQKVLTRQRSLLVGELPAFLDAAHRDLYGALAASGLRAGERSFVIYHGRVDEENDGPVEVCVPFDGVLEPRGELRIRLEPAHQEVYTTVTKAQCEFPGILEAYDAVFGHAQAQGLRGSASPREVYFVPESAVGEGDPFCDVALPVREEGRAQG is encoded by the coding sequence ATGAACGAGGCGCCGACCCATGAGCGGCTCTCCATCGGGGCCTTCGCCCGCGAGGCGCGGCTGACCGTCAAGGCGCTGCGGCTCTACGACGCGCTGGGGCTGCTCTCGCCCGACCACGTGGGCCCCGCGAGCGGCTACCGCTCCTACACCGCCGCCCAGCTTCCGCGCGCCCACCTCATCGCCCTGCTGCGGCAGCTCGGCATGCCCCTGGCGCGCGTCGCGGGTGTGCTCGACCTGCCGGGGCCCGAGGCGGCGCGGGTGATCGGGGCGTACTGGCGCGAGGTGGAGCGCGAGGCGGTGACAAAGCGGCGGCTCGTTCATTACCTGGAGACGTTCCTCTCCGGGAAGGGAGACACCATGTACGAGGTCCACATCCGAGACGTCCCCGAGCAAAAGGTCCTCACCCGGCAGCGTTCCCTGCTCGTCGGCGAGCTGCCCGCTTTTCTGGACGCGGCCCACCGCGACCTGTACGGGGCCCTCGCCGCCTCGGGCCTGCGCGCGGGCGAGCGCTCCTTCGTGATCTACCACGGGCGGGTGGACGAGGAAAACGACGGCCCCGTCGAGGTCTGCGTCCCCTTCGATGGTGTTCTCGAACCGCGGGGCGAGTTGCGCATCCGCCTCGAACCCGCCCACCAGGAGGTTTACACCACGGTCACCAAGGCCCAGTGCGAATTTCCCGGCATCCTGGAGGCGTACGACGCGGTGTTCGGGCACGCCCAGGCGCAGGGCCTGCGCGGGTCGGCCTCCCCCCGCGAGGTGTACTTCGTCCCGGAGAGCGCGGTGGGGGAGGGCGACCCCTTCTGCGACGTCGCCCTCCCTGTCCGGGAGGAGGGCCGCGCCCAGGGGTAG
- a CDS encoding DEAD/DEAH box helicase: MTQTQDQREPRAADQTTPEAQASTDQTRTSRRRRGGRGRGTPDPGPSSAQPRPEEGQAPSRAEAPSWQALLGDRTPTPVQAQAIPVLLEGRDVITTARTGSGKTLAFLIPAAARGIGTTPTRGLRPEVLVITPTRELAVQIRDVARELGMPAGRITGGITPGATRAEASGKGLIVGTPGRLKDLITRGELNLAGLRYAVLDEADELLSLGFLKDVGDILGAAQTAVGGRTLQIAMASATFPAAIREVAERFMHGPARIDVAPARPAGDLQRSGDVLGGATGATHLLIHTTRADLLEIAARKTREALREPGGCVVIFCRTKALVKRRAERLADLLPGEIVSPLQGNMDQKKREHTMKELREGRSRVLVATDIAGRGIDLPEVRLVLHLDVASTAEDHVHRSGRTARAGRPGVNLVMLIPEQRGLWQSVRRGLPAALQPPLTPEEGQIDRDIQEKQGRGSGNGVEDRGQGRGGSGRNGAGPQGQNRAAPRQEGQGGRQQDRQPRAQRETSQAAGVGGGRVGPQRPRGRGGRR, encoded by the coding sequence ATGACCCAGACCCAGGACCAACGCGAGCCCCGAGCCGCCGACCAGACCACGCCCGAAGCCCAGGCCAGCACCGACCAGACCCGCACCTCCCGCCGCCGACGCGGAGGTCGGGGGCGCGGCACGCCGGACCCGGGGCCGAGTTCCGCCCAGCCCCGTCCCGAGGAGGGGCAGGCGCCCAGCCGGGCGGAGGCTCCCTCCTGGCAGGCGCTGCTGGGGGACCGCACCCCCACCCCCGTGCAGGCGCAGGCGATCCCCGTGCTGCTGGAGGGGCGGGACGTGATCACCACGGCGCGGACCGGAAGCGGCAAGACGCTGGCCTTCCTGATCCCCGCCGCCGCCCGCGGCATCGGCACCACCCCCACGCGCGGGCTGAGGCCCGAGGTGCTCGTCATCACGCCCACCCGCGAACTCGCCGTGCAGATCCGGGACGTGGCGCGCGAACTCGGCATGCCCGCCGGGCGCATCACCGGGGGCATCACCCCGGGGGCGACCCGCGCCGAGGCGAGCGGCAAGGGCCTGATCGTGGGCACGCCGGGCCGCCTCAAGGACCTGATCACCCGGGGCGAACTGAACCTCGCCGGGCTGCGCTACGCCGTGCTCGACGAGGCGGACGAGCTGCTCTCGCTGGGCTTTCTCAAGGACGTGGGCGACATCCTGGGGGCGGCGCAGACGGCGGTGGGGGGGCGGACCCTCCAGATCGCGATGGCGTCGGCGACCTTCCCGGCGGCGATCCGCGAGGTGGCCGAGCGCTTCATGCACGGGCCCGCGCGCATCGACGTGGCCCCCGCGCGCCCGGCAGGCGACTTGCAGCGCAGCGGCGACGTGCTCGGCGGGGCGACCGGGGCCACCCACCTCCTGATCCACACGACGCGGGCGGACCTGCTGGAGATCGCGGCCCGCAAGACGCGCGAGGCCCTGCGCGAGCCCGGCGGCTGCGTGGTGATCTTTTGCCGCACGAAGGCGCTCGTCAAGCGCCGGGCGGAGCGGCTCGCCGACCTCCTGCCCGGCGAGATCGTCAGCCCCCTCCAGGGCAACATGGACCAGAAAAAGCGCGAGCACACCATGAAAGAGCTGCGCGAGGGCCGGTCGCGCGTCCTCGTCGCCACCGACATCGCCGGGCGCGGCATCGACCTCCCCGAGGTCCGGCTCGTCTTGCACCTCGACGTGGCCTCCACCGCCGAGGACCACGTTCACCGCTCGGGCCGCACCGCCCGAGCCGGGAGGCCGGGGGTCAACCTCGTCATGCTCATTCCCGAGCAGCGCGGCCTGTGGCAGAGCGTGCGCCGGGGCCTGCCCGCCGCCCTCCAGCCCCCCCTCACCCCGGAGGAAGGCCAGATCGACCGCGACATCCAGGAAAAGCAGGGCCGCGGCTCGGGCAACGGGGTCGAAGACCGGGGCCAGGGGCGCGGCGGCTCGGGCCGCAATGGGGCAGGTCCTCAAGGCCAGAACCGGGCCGCTCCCCGGCAGGAGGGGCAGGGCGGGCGGCAGCAGGACCGGCAGCCCCGGGCTCAGCGCGAGACCTCGCAGGCTGCCGGGGTCGGCGGGGGCCGGGTGGGGCCGCAGCGTCCCCGGGGCCGGGGCGGGCGGCGGTAG
- a CDS encoding HD domain-containing phosphohydrolase, producing the protein MPPDAHRAAYVLPLQPEDGYRHLLDAMPVMLWTANAAGAWKHVNRAWTEYTGLLGGSRGFGFEEALHPDDEARTLTVWRRAVDHEENYEIEYRLRRQDGVHRWFLVRGVRVADDAGRNIAWVGTCTDIEDQKRAEEEATRAREAAVRALGLALEARDRETKGHTDRVTAWSSRLGEALGLDHPALEALRLGAYLHDLGKLKVPDTVLLKPGPLDAAEWEAMRAHPQEGERFAAALGFIPGPALDLIRAHHERWDGSGYPHGLGGGHIPLLARIFTVVDVYDALMSERPYKRAWTADEALEELRAQAGRQFDPGVVAAFLRLLETEGAEAMGRS; encoded by the coding sequence ATGCCCCCCGACGCCCACCGCGCCGCCTACGTCCTGCCCCTCCAGCCGGAAGACGGGTACCGCCACCTGCTCGACGCCATGCCGGTGATGCTCTGGACGGCGAACGCGGCGGGGGCCTGGAAGCATGTGAACCGCGCCTGGACCGAGTACACCGGGCTGCTCGGGGGCAGCCGCGGCTTCGGTTTCGAGGAGGCGCTGCACCCCGACGACGAGGCGAGGACCCTGACCGTCTGGAGACGGGCCGTCGACCACGAGGAGAACTACGAGATCGAATATCGCCTGCGCCGCCAGGACGGGGTACACCGCTGGTTTCTGGTGCGGGGGGTGCGGGTGGCGGATGACGCGGGCCGCAACATCGCCTGGGTGGGCACCTGCACCGACATCGAGGATCAAAAGCGCGCCGAGGAGGAGGCCACCCGGGCGCGCGAGGCGGCGGTGCGCGCCCTGGGGCTCGCGCTGGAGGCCCGCGACCGTGAGACCAAGGGCCACACCGACCGGGTGACCGCGTGGTCTTCCCGCCTCGGCGAGGCCCTGGGCCTGGACCACCCGGCCCTGGAGGCGCTGCGGCTGGGGGCCTACCTCCACGACCTGGGCAAGCTCAAGGTCCCCGACACGGTGTTGCTCAAGCCCGGTCCCCTCGACGCGGCGGAGTGGGAGGCGATGCGCGCCCACCCCCAGGAGGGCGAACGCTTCGCCGCCGCGCTGGGCTTCATCCCCGGCCCCGCCCTCGACCTGATCCGCGCCCACCACGAGCGCTGGGACGGCTCGGGCTACCCGCACGGCCTGGGCGGGGGGCACATCCCCCTCCTCGCGCGAATCTTCACCGTGGTCGACGTGTACGACGCCCTGATGAGCGAGCGGCCCTACAAGCGGGCCTGGACGGCGGACGAGGCCCTGGAAGAACTCCGGGCCCAGGCGGGTCGCCAGTTCGACCCCGGGGTCGTCGCCGCCTTCCTGCGCCTGCTGGAGACGGAGGGGGCGGAGGCGATGGGCCGATCCTAG